One Agrococcus jenensis genomic region harbors:
- the argJ gene encoding bifunctional glutamate N-acetyltransferase/amino-acid acetyltransferase ArgJ, translating to MSVTAASGFRAAGVAAGVKASGGLDVALVVNDGPLDAAAAVFTSNRAKANPVLWSQQAIAGGTARAVILNAGGANCFTGAFGFQTTHQTAERVAERLGTATQPIGAIDVQVCSTGLIGVGDEAFRAAVLRGVDLTADALAADDAAGLAAAQAIMTTDSKPKQAVVTTDGFTVGGMAKGAGMLAPGLATMLVVLTTDAQADADVLDRALRAATSTTFDRLDSDGCMSTNDTVLLLASGASGSRPDEAALTAAVTAVCDDLAAQLHGDAEGATHDIAIEVRSAASEEEAVVVARSVARSNLFKAAIFGNDPNWGRVLAAIGTTDASFDPYAVDVHFNGVRVCHAGEPDRPREEVDLSPRATHILIELFAGDATATVRTNDLTHDYVHENSAYAS from the coding sequence GTGAGCGTGACCGCCGCGAGCGGCTTCCGGGCGGCCGGTGTCGCCGCGGGCGTCAAGGCGTCGGGTGGCCTCGACGTGGCCCTCGTCGTGAACGACGGGCCGCTCGACGCGGCGGCCGCCGTCTTCACCTCGAACCGCGCGAAGGCCAACCCGGTGCTCTGGAGCCAGCAGGCGATCGCCGGCGGCACCGCGCGAGCCGTGATCCTGAACGCGGGCGGCGCGAACTGCTTCACGGGCGCGTTCGGCTTCCAGACGACGCACCAGACGGCCGAGCGGGTCGCCGAGCGGCTCGGCACGGCAACGCAGCCGATCGGCGCGATCGACGTGCAGGTGTGCTCGACCGGACTCATCGGCGTCGGCGACGAGGCGTTCCGCGCCGCCGTGCTGCGCGGGGTCGACCTGACCGCGGATGCGCTCGCGGCCGACGACGCTGCCGGCCTCGCCGCCGCGCAGGCGATCATGACGACCGACTCGAAGCCCAAGCAGGCGGTCGTGACGACCGACGGCTTCACCGTCGGCGGCATGGCGAAGGGCGCCGGCATGCTCGCGCCGGGGCTCGCGACGATGCTCGTCGTGCTCACCACCGACGCCCAGGCCGACGCCGACGTGCTCGACCGGGCGCTCCGGGCGGCCACCAGCACGACGTTCGACCGGCTCGACTCGGACGGCTGCATGTCGACGAACGACACCGTGCTGCTGCTCGCGTCGGGCGCGTCCGGCTCGCGGCCCGACGAGGCGGCGCTCACCGCCGCCGTCACCGCGGTGTGCGACGACCTCGCGGCGCAGCTGCACGGCGACGCCGAGGGCGCCACCCACGACATCGCCATCGAGGTGCGCTCCGCCGCGAGCGAGGAGGAGGCGGTCGTCGTCGCCCGCTCGGTCGCGCGGTCCAACCTGTTCAAGGCGGCGATCTTCGGCAACGACCCCAACTGGGGCCGCGTGCTCGCCGCGATCGGCACGACCGATGCGTCCTTCGATCCCTACGCCGTCGACGTGCACTTCAACGGCGTGCGCGTCTGCCACGCGGGCGAGCCCGACCGGCCGCGCGAGGAGGTCGACCTCTCGCCGCGCGCGACGCACATCCTCATCGAGCTGTTCGCGGGCGACGCGACCGCGACCGTGCGCACGAACGACCTCACGCACGACTACGTCCACGAGAACTCCGCATATGCCAGCTAG
- the argC gene encoding N-acetyl-gamma-glutamyl-phosphate reductase yields the protein MSLSVAVAGASGYAGGELLRLLAQHPELEVRTVTAHANAGQPLVSVHSNLRSLASLTFQETTAEVLAGHDVVFLALPHGHSGGIAAQLPESTLIVDAGADHRLHDAADWQRFYGTEHAGSWPYGMPELILADGGRQRRELRAARRIAVPGCNATAVTLAAAPGIAAGLIDATALTSVLAVGSSGAGRAAKTNLLAAELTGSATPYGVGGTHRHLPEIAQNLRAVGATDIRHSFTPVLVPMTRGILATVTAPLVGDVTADEVRGAWLSAYGEERFIHMLPAGTFPRTADVLGSNSVHIGVGLDDEAGRVVMIAAIDNLGKGTAGAAIQSANIALGFDEQMGLPIDGVAP from the coding sequence ATGAGCCTCTCCGTCGCCGTCGCAGGCGCGAGCGGGTACGCGGGCGGCGAGCTGCTCCGGCTGCTCGCCCAGCACCCCGAGCTGGAGGTGCGCACGGTCACGGCGCACGCCAATGCCGGGCAGCCCCTCGTCTCCGTCCACTCCAACCTGCGCTCCCTCGCCTCGCTGACCTTCCAGGAGACGACTGCGGAGGTGCTGGCGGGGCACGACGTGGTCTTCCTCGCGCTCCCGCACGGGCACTCGGGCGGCATCGCCGCGCAGCTCCCGGAGTCGACGCTCATCGTCGACGCGGGCGCCGACCACCGGCTCCACGACGCCGCCGACTGGCAGCGCTTCTACGGCACGGAGCACGCCGGCTCCTGGCCCTACGGCATGCCGGAGCTCATCCTCGCCGACGGCGGCCGGCAGCGCCGCGAGCTGCGCGCCGCGCGCCGCATCGCGGTGCCCGGCTGCAACGCGACCGCGGTGACGCTCGCCGCCGCACCCGGCATCGCCGCGGGCCTCATCGACGCGACGGCGCTCACGTCGGTGCTCGCCGTCGGCTCCTCCGGCGCCGGCCGCGCCGCGAAGACGAACCTGCTCGCGGCCGAGCTCACCGGCTCCGCGACGCCCTACGGCGTCGGCGGCACGCACCGCCACCTGCCCGAGATCGCGCAGAACCTGCGCGCGGTCGGGGCCACCGACATCCGCCACTCCTTCACGCCGGTGCTCGTCCCGATGACGCGCGGCATCCTCGCGACCGTCACGGCACCGCTCGTCGGCGATGTGACGGCCGACGAGGTGCGCGGCGCGTGGCTGTCGGCGTACGGCGAGGAGCGCTTCATCCACATGCTCCCGGCGGGCACCTTCCCGCGCACCGCCGACGTGCTCGGCTCGAACTCCGTGCACATCGGCGTCGGCCTCGACGACGAGGCCGGCCGCGTCGTGATGATCGCCGCGATCGACAACCTCGGCAAGGGCACGGCGGGTGCGGCGATCCAGTCGGCCAACATCGCGCTCGGCTTCGACGAGCAGATGGGTCTGCCGATCGACGGGGTCGCGCCGTGA
- a CDS encoding SIMPL domain-containing protein (The SIMPL domain is named for its presence in mouse protein SIMPL (signalling molecule that associates with mouse pelle-like kinase). Bacterial member BP26, from Brucella, was shown to assemble into a channel-like structure, while YggE from E. coli has been associated with resistance to oxidative stress.) gives MVEILVRGEAVERAAAERATVTVQSRWQADAPDEAMGRVATGHARVAAEAKAFAASGAVESWHADRVWVSHHREWVGEGQPQRLVFTASASVTATFVDVEALGAWIGDLGVEQLHEVGGIAWSLAEGTERELAGRARSRAIADAVARAADYAAAAGLGTPAITSIREPEATAPRPPMAKARGIELMAASDSGAAIELAAGELEVRAAVEVGFAAEADRAGD, from the coding sequence ATGGTCGAGATCCTGGTGCGCGGCGAGGCCGTCGAGCGAGCGGCCGCCGAGCGCGCCACCGTCACCGTCCAGTCGCGGTGGCAGGCGGATGCGCCGGACGAGGCGATGGGCCGGGTCGCGACCGGGCACGCCCGGGTGGCGGCCGAGGCGAAGGCCTTCGCCGCCTCGGGCGCCGTCGAGTCGTGGCACGCCGACCGCGTCTGGGTCTCGCACCACCGGGAGTGGGTGGGGGAGGGCCAGCCGCAGCGACTGGTCTTCACCGCCTCCGCATCCGTGACCGCGACCTTCGTCGACGTCGAGGCGCTCGGCGCGTGGATCGGCGACCTCGGCGTGGAGCAGCTGCACGAGGTCGGCGGCATCGCGTGGTCGCTCGCCGAGGGCACCGAGCGCGAGCTCGCCGGCCGCGCCCGCTCCCGCGCCATCGCCGACGCCGTGGCTCGGGCCGCCGACTACGCGGCGGCGGCCGGGCTCGGCACGCCGGCCATCACGAGCATCCGCGAGCCGGAGGCGACGGCACCGCGCCCGCCGATGGCGAAGGCGCGCGGCATCGAGCTCATGGCGGCGAGCGACAGCGGCGCCGCCATCGAGCTGGCCGCTGGCGAGCTCGAGGTGCGCGCCGCCGTCGAGGTCGGCTTCGCGGCGGAAGCGGATCGGGCGGGCGACTAG